A window of Nicotiana tabacum cultivar K326 chromosome 24, ASM71507v2, whole genome shotgun sequence contains these coding sequences:
- the LOC107767608 gene encoding ultraviolet-B receptor UVR8 isoform X3 has product MSKMMEETERVIEEEEEEEEEEKEGLVKQEIWSWGAGTEGQLGTGKLQDEYQPQLIHSLSSLGPISYLSCGGAHVIALTPGGRVVTWGRGTSGQLGHGEMVNCLRPKYVESLEGFFITQASAGWNHSGFVSDTGHVFTCGDGSFGQLGHGDYVSRCSPVQVLYFKTKHVEQITCGMRHSLVLLKGDTEDLIYGFGSGKRGQLGISDDKQKSVSTPQVTLGFENVKIRIIAANGDHSAAISVNGHLYVWGRAFCGASDVYRPRHVTADLSFIQVALGWNHALVLTGDGEVYMLGRYNYNVPAGTQKANSMKHISDEVVMQRILDFNSRKVVQIGAGAEHSALVTDDGSVMTWGWGEHGQLGLGDTDDQTDPQIVERLFPVDSRLQANMQITTVFVHQVAYPKTCLLFYGHLDKIEFIEFIPTSLELKRFYSSLWQGQKFSSFSIVKNIKGSWNISALHLWHDFEKF; this is encoded by the exons ATGTCCAAAATGATGGAAGAAACAGAAAGAgtaatagaagaagaagaagaagaagaagaagaagaaaaagaagggtTAGTAAAACAAGAAATATGGAGCTGGGGAGCAGGAACAGAGGGACAATTAGGAACAGGAAAACTCCAAGATGAATACCAACCTCAACTCATTCATTCTCTCTCTTCTTTAGGTCCCATCTCTTATCTCTCCTGTGGTGGTGCCCATGTCATTGCCCTCACTCCTG GTGGAAGAGTGGTAACATGGGGAAGGGGTACTTCTGGTCAATTAGGTCATGGGGAGATGGTTAACTGCTTACGCCCAAAGTATGTGGAGTCTTTGGAAGGGTTCTTTATTACACAAGCTTCTGCTGGATGGAATCACTCAGGATTTGTTTCAG ACACTGGTCACGTATTCACTTGTGGAGATGGTTCATTTGGTCAGCTTGGGCATGGGGATTATGTCTCAAGATGTTCTCCTGTACAAGTGTTGTACTTCAAGACTAAGCATGTTGAGCAAATTACTTGTGGTATGCGCCATTCACTTGTCTTACTAAAAG GAGATACTGAGGATCTTATCTATGGATTTGGCTCTGGAAAACGTGGTCAACTCGGTATATCTGATGACAAACAGAAGTCAGTTAGTACTCCTCAGGTTACTTTGGGTTTTGAAAATGTCAAAATCAGGATTATCGCTGCAAATGGAGATCATAGTGCAGCAATATCTG TGAATGGGCATTTATACGTATGGGGAAGAGCATTCTGTGGAGCCTCAGATGTGTACAGACCGCGTCATGTCACTGCAGACTTATCATTCATCCAAGTCGCTTTAGGATGGAATCATGCTCTTGTATTGACAG GTGACGGGGAAGTATACATGCTTGGTAGGTACAATTATAATGTTCCTGCGGGTACTCAGAAAGCCAACTCGATGAAGCATATATCAG ATGAAGTTGTCATGCAAAGAATCCTCGACTTTAATAGTAGAAAGGTTGTCCAAATTGGCGCGGGAGCTGAGCACTCTGCCTTGGTAACAG ATGACGGATCAGTAATGACATGGGGATGGGGTGAACATGGTCAGCTTGGATTAGGAGATACCGATGATCAAACTGACCCACAGATT gtagagaggctgtttccggtagACTCTCGGCTCCAAGCAAACATGCAAATCACAACAGTATTTGTTCACCAAGTTGCTTATCCAAAAACCTGTTTGCTATTTTATGGCCATCTTGATAAGATAGAATTCATAGAGTTTATCCCAACTAGTTTGGAATTGAAGCGTTTTTACAGCAGTCTTTGGCAAGGACAGAAATTTTCCAGTTTCTCAAttgtaaaaaatataaaaggatCATGGAATATCTCCGCATTGCACCTCTGGCACGATTTTGAGAAATTTTAA
- the LOC107767608 gene encoding ultraviolet-B receptor UVR8 isoform X5, with translation MSKMMEETERVIEEEEEEEEEEKEGLVKQEIWSWGAGTEGQLGTGKLQDEYQPQLIHSLSSLGPISYLSCGGAHVIALTPGGRVVTWGRGTSGQLGHGEMVNCLRPKYVESLEGFFITQASAGWNHSGFVSDTGHVFTCGDGSFGQLGHGDYVSRCSPVQVLYFKTKHVEQITCGMRHSLVLLKGDTEDLIYGFGSGKRGQLGISDDKQKSVSTPQVTLGFENVKIRIIAANGDHSAAISVNGHLYVWGRAFCGASDVYRPRHVTADLSFIQVALGWNHALVLTGDGEVYMLGRYNYNVPAGTQKANSMKHISDEVVMQRILDFNSRKVVQIGAGAEHSALVTDDGSVMTWGWGEHGQLGLGDTDDQTDPQIVSLCNEQSRKPCVGRVYCGSGFTFVVRTCW, from the exons ATGTCCAAAATGATGGAAGAAACAGAAAGAgtaatagaagaagaagaagaagaagaagaagaagaaaaagaagggtTAGTAAAACAAGAAATATGGAGCTGGGGAGCAGGAACAGAGGGACAATTAGGAACAGGAAAACTCCAAGATGAATACCAACCTCAACTCATTCATTCTCTCTCTTCTTTAGGTCCCATCTCTTATCTCTCCTGTGGTGGTGCCCATGTCATTGCCCTCACTCCTG GTGGAAGAGTGGTAACATGGGGAAGGGGTACTTCTGGTCAATTAGGTCATGGGGAGATGGTTAACTGCTTACGCCCAAAGTATGTGGAGTCTTTGGAAGGGTTCTTTATTACACAAGCTTCTGCTGGATGGAATCACTCAGGATTTGTTTCAG ACACTGGTCACGTATTCACTTGTGGAGATGGTTCATTTGGTCAGCTTGGGCATGGGGATTATGTCTCAAGATGTTCTCCTGTACAAGTGTTGTACTTCAAGACTAAGCATGTTGAGCAAATTACTTGTGGTATGCGCCATTCACTTGTCTTACTAAAAG GAGATACTGAGGATCTTATCTATGGATTTGGCTCTGGAAAACGTGGTCAACTCGGTATATCTGATGACAAACAGAAGTCAGTTAGTACTCCTCAGGTTACTTTGGGTTTTGAAAATGTCAAAATCAGGATTATCGCTGCAAATGGAGATCATAGTGCAGCAATATCTG TGAATGGGCATTTATACGTATGGGGAAGAGCATTCTGTGGAGCCTCAGATGTGTACAGACCGCGTCATGTCACTGCAGACTTATCATTCATCCAAGTCGCTTTAGGATGGAATCATGCTCTTGTATTGACAG GTGACGGGGAAGTATACATGCTTGGTAGGTACAATTATAATGTTCCTGCGGGTACTCAGAAAGCCAACTCGATGAAGCATATATCAG ATGAAGTTGTCATGCAAAGAATCCTCGACTTTAATAGTAGAAAGGTTGTCCAAATTGGCGCGGGAGCTGAGCACTCTGCCTTGGTAACAG ATGACGGATCAGTAATGACATGGGGATGGGGTGAACATGGTCAGCTTGGATTAGGAGATACCGATGATCAAACTGACCCACAGATTGTAAGTTTATGCAATGAACAATCTAGGAAACCATGCGTCGGTAGAGTTTACTGTGGCAGTGGTTTTACATTTGTTGTCAGGACATGCTGGTGA
- the LOC107767608 gene encoding ultraviolet-B receptor UVR8 isoform X1 gives MSKMMEETERVIEEEEEEEEEEKEGLVKQEIWSWGAGTEGQLGTGKLQDEYQPQLIHSLSSLGPISYLSCGGAHVIALTPGGRVVTWGRGTSGQLGHGEMVNCLRPKYVESLEGFFITQASAGWNHSGFVSDTGHVFTCGDGSFGQLGHGDYVSRCSPVQVLYFKTKHVEQITCGMRHSLVLLKGDTEDLIYGFGSGKRGQLGISDDKQKSVSTPQVTLGFENVKIRIIAANGDHSAAISVNGHLYVWGRAFCGASDVYRPRHVTADLSFIQVALGWNHALVLTDLRHTTLIGDGEVYMLGRYNYNVPAGTQKANSMKHISDEVVMQRILDFNSRKVVQIGAGAEHSALVTDDGSVMTWGWGEHGQLGLGDTDDQTDPQIVERLFPVDSRLQANMQITTVFVHQVAYPKTCLLFYGHLDKIEFIEFIPTSLELKRFYSSLWQGQKFSSFSIVKNIKGSWNISALHLWHDFEKF, from the exons ATGTCCAAAATGATGGAAGAAACAGAAAGAgtaatagaagaagaagaagaagaagaagaagaagaaaaagaagggtTAGTAAAACAAGAAATATGGAGCTGGGGAGCAGGAACAGAGGGACAATTAGGAACAGGAAAACTCCAAGATGAATACCAACCTCAACTCATTCATTCTCTCTCTTCTTTAGGTCCCATCTCTTATCTCTCCTGTGGTGGTGCCCATGTCATTGCCCTCACTCCTG GTGGAAGAGTGGTAACATGGGGAAGGGGTACTTCTGGTCAATTAGGTCATGGGGAGATGGTTAACTGCTTACGCCCAAAGTATGTGGAGTCTTTGGAAGGGTTCTTTATTACACAAGCTTCTGCTGGATGGAATCACTCAGGATTTGTTTCAG ACACTGGTCACGTATTCACTTGTGGAGATGGTTCATTTGGTCAGCTTGGGCATGGGGATTATGTCTCAAGATGTTCTCCTGTACAAGTGTTGTACTTCAAGACTAAGCATGTTGAGCAAATTACTTGTGGTATGCGCCATTCACTTGTCTTACTAAAAG GAGATACTGAGGATCTTATCTATGGATTTGGCTCTGGAAAACGTGGTCAACTCGGTATATCTGATGACAAACAGAAGTCAGTTAGTACTCCTCAGGTTACTTTGGGTTTTGAAAATGTCAAAATCAGGATTATCGCTGCAAATGGAGATCATAGTGCAGCAATATCTG TGAATGGGCATTTATACGTATGGGGAAGAGCATTCTGTGGAGCCTCAGATGTGTACAGACCGCGTCATGTCACTGCAGACTTATCATTCATCCAAGTCGCTTTAGGATGGAATCATGCTCTTGTATTGACAG ACCTTCGTCACACCACTTTAATAGGTGACGGGGAAGTATACATGCTTGGTAGGTACAATTATAATGTTCCTGCGGGTACTCAGAAAGCCAACTCGATGAAGCATATATCAG ATGAAGTTGTCATGCAAAGAATCCTCGACTTTAATAGTAGAAAGGTTGTCCAAATTGGCGCGGGAGCTGAGCACTCTGCCTTGGTAACAG ATGACGGATCAGTAATGACATGGGGATGGGGTGAACATGGTCAGCTTGGATTAGGAGATACCGATGATCAAACTGACCCACAGATT gtagagaggctgtttccggtagACTCTCGGCTCCAAGCAAACATGCAAATCACAACAGTATTTGTTCACCAAGTTGCTTATCCAAAAACCTGTTTGCTATTTTATGGCCATCTTGATAAGATAGAATTCATAGAGTTTATCCCAACTAGTTTGGAATTGAAGCGTTTTTACAGCAGTCTTTGGCAAGGACAGAAATTTTCCAGTTTCTCAAttgtaaaaaatataaaaggatCATGGAATATCTCCGCATTGCACCTCTGGCACGATTTTGAGAAATTTTAA
- the LOC107767608 gene encoding ultraviolet-B receptor UVR8 isoform X2: MSKMMEETERVIEEEEEEEEEEKEGLVKQEIWSWGAGTEGQLGTGKLQDEYQPQLIHSLSSLGPISYLSCGGAHVIALTPGGRVVTWGRGTSGQLGHGEMVNCLRPKYVESLEGFFITQASAGWNHSGFVSDTGHVFTCGDGSFGQLGHGDYVSRCSPVQVLYFKTKHVEQITCGMRHSLVLLKGDTEDLIYGFGSGKRGQLGISDDKQKSVSTPQVTLGFENVKIRIIAANGDHSAAISVNGHLYVWGRAFCGASDVYRPRHVTADLSFIQVALGWNHALVLTDLRHTTLIGDGEVYMLGRYNYNVPAGTQKANSMKHISVVMQRILDFNSRKVVQIGAGAEHSALVTDDGSVMTWGWGEHGQLGLGDTDDQTDPQIVERLFPVDSRLQANMQITTVFVHQVAYPKTCLLFYGHLDKIEFIEFIPTSLELKRFYSSLWQGQKFSSFSIVKNIKGSWNISALHLWHDFEKF, from the exons ATGTCCAAAATGATGGAAGAAACAGAAAGAgtaatagaagaagaagaagaagaagaagaagaagaaaaagaagggtTAGTAAAACAAGAAATATGGAGCTGGGGAGCAGGAACAGAGGGACAATTAGGAACAGGAAAACTCCAAGATGAATACCAACCTCAACTCATTCATTCTCTCTCTTCTTTAGGTCCCATCTCTTATCTCTCCTGTGGTGGTGCCCATGTCATTGCCCTCACTCCTG GTGGAAGAGTGGTAACATGGGGAAGGGGTACTTCTGGTCAATTAGGTCATGGGGAGATGGTTAACTGCTTACGCCCAAAGTATGTGGAGTCTTTGGAAGGGTTCTTTATTACACAAGCTTCTGCTGGATGGAATCACTCAGGATTTGTTTCAG ACACTGGTCACGTATTCACTTGTGGAGATGGTTCATTTGGTCAGCTTGGGCATGGGGATTATGTCTCAAGATGTTCTCCTGTACAAGTGTTGTACTTCAAGACTAAGCATGTTGAGCAAATTACTTGTGGTATGCGCCATTCACTTGTCTTACTAAAAG GAGATACTGAGGATCTTATCTATGGATTTGGCTCTGGAAAACGTGGTCAACTCGGTATATCTGATGACAAACAGAAGTCAGTTAGTACTCCTCAGGTTACTTTGGGTTTTGAAAATGTCAAAATCAGGATTATCGCTGCAAATGGAGATCATAGTGCAGCAATATCTG TGAATGGGCATTTATACGTATGGGGAAGAGCATTCTGTGGAGCCTCAGATGTGTACAGACCGCGTCATGTCACTGCAGACTTATCATTCATCCAAGTCGCTTTAGGATGGAATCATGCTCTTGTATTGACAG ACCTTCGTCACACCACTTTAATAGGTGACGGGGAAGTATACATGCTTGGTAGGTACAATTATAATGTTCCTGCGGGTACTCAGAAAGCCAACTCGATGAAGCATATATCAG TTGTCATGCAAAGAATCCTCGACTTTAATAGTAGAAAGGTTGTCCAAATTGGCGCGGGAGCTGAGCACTCTGCCTTGGTAACAG ATGACGGATCAGTAATGACATGGGGATGGGGTGAACATGGTCAGCTTGGATTAGGAGATACCGATGATCAAACTGACCCACAGATT gtagagaggctgtttccggtagACTCTCGGCTCCAAGCAAACATGCAAATCACAACAGTATTTGTTCACCAAGTTGCTTATCCAAAAACCTGTTTGCTATTTTATGGCCATCTTGATAAGATAGAATTCATAGAGTTTATCCCAACTAGTTTGGAATTGAAGCGTTTTTACAGCAGTCTTTGGCAAGGACAGAAATTTTCCAGTTTCTCAAttgtaaaaaatataaaaggatCATGGAATATCTCCGCATTGCACCTCTGGCACGATTTTGAGAAATTTTAA
- the LOC107767608 gene encoding ultraviolet-B receptor UVR8 isoform X4: MSKMMEETERVIEEEEEEEEEEKEGLVKQEIWSWGAGTEGQLGTGKLQDEYQPQLIHSLSSLGPISYLSCGGAHVIALTPGGRVVTWGRGTSGQLGHGEMVNCLRPKYVESLEGFFITQASAGWNHSGFVSDTGHVFTCGDGSFGQLGHGDYVSRCSPVQVLYFKTKHVEQITCGMRHSLVLLKGDTEDLIYGFGSGKRGQLGISDDKQKSVSTPQVTLGFENVKIRIIAANGDHSAAISVNGHLYVWGRAFCGASDVYRPRHVTADLSFIQVALGWNHALVLTGDGEVYMLGRYNYNVPAGTQKANSMKHISVVMQRILDFNSRKVVQIGAGAEHSALVTDDGSVMTWGWGEHGQLGLGDTDDQTDPQIVERLFPVDSRLQANMQITTVFVHQVAYPKTCLLFYGHLDKIEFIEFIPTSLELKRFYSSLWQGQKFSSFSIVKNIKGSWNISALHLWHDFEKF, encoded by the exons ATGTCCAAAATGATGGAAGAAACAGAAAGAgtaatagaagaagaagaagaagaagaagaagaagaaaaagaagggtTAGTAAAACAAGAAATATGGAGCTGGGGAGCAGGAACAGAGGGACAATTAGGAACAGGAAAACTCCAAGATGAATACCAACCTCAACTCATTCATTCTCTCTCTTCTTTAGGTCCCATCTCTTATCTCTCCTGTGGTGGTGCCCATGTCATTGCCCTCACTCCTG GTGGAAGAGTGGTAACATGGGGAAGGGGTACTTCTGGTCAATTAGGTCATGGGGAGATGGTTAACTGCTTACGCCCAAAGTATGTGGAGTCTTTGGAAGGGTTCTTTATTACACAAGCTTCTGCTGGATGGAATCACTCAGGATTTGTTTCAG ACACTGGTCACGTATTCACTTGTGGAGATGGTTCATTTGGTCAGCTTGGGCATGGGGATTATGTCTCAAGATGTTCTCCTGTACAAGTGTTGTACTTCAAGACTAAGCATGTTGAGCAAATTACTTGTGGTATGCGCCATTCACTTGTCTTACTAAAAG GAGATACTGAGGATCTTATCTATGGATTTGGCTCTGGAAAACGTGGTCAACTCGGTATATCTGATGACAAACAGAAGTCAGTTAGTACTCCTCAGGTTACTTTGGGTTTTGAAAATGTCAAAATCAGGATTATCGCTGCAAATGGAGATCATAGTGCAGCAATATCTG TGAATGGGCATTTATACGTATGGGGAAGAGCATTCTGTGGAGCCTCAGATGTGTACAGACCGCGTCATGTCACTGCAGACTTATCATTCATCCAAGTCGCTTTAGGATGGAATCATGCTCTTGTATTGACAG GTGACGGGGAAGTATACATGCTTGGTAGGTACAATTATAATGTTCCTGCGGGTACTCAGAAAGCCAACTCGATGAAGCATATATCAG TTGTCATGCAAAGAATCCTCGACTTTAATAGTAGAAAGGTTGTCCAAATTGGCGCGGGAGCTGAGCACTCTGCCTTGGTAACAG ATGACGGATCAGTAATGACATGGGGATGGGGTGAACATGGTCAGCTTGGATTAGGAGATACCGATGATCAAACTGACCCACAGATT gtagagaggctgtttccggtagACTCTCGGCTCCAAGCAAACATGCAAATCACAACAGTATTTGTTCACCAAGTTGCTTATCCAAAAACCTGTTTGCTATTTTATGGCCATCTTGATAAGATAGAATTCATAGAGTTTATCCCAACTAGTTTGGAATTGAAGCGTTTTTACAGCAGTCTTTGGCAAGGACAGAAATTTTCCAGTTTCTCAAttgtaaaaaatataaaaggatCATGGAATATCTCCGCATTGCACCTCTGGCACGATTTTGAGAAATTTTAA
- the LOC107767608 gene encoding ultraviolet-B receptor UVR8 isoform X6: MGRWLTAYAQSMWSLWKGSLLHKLLLDGITQDLFQLGHGDYVSRCSPVQVLYFKTKHVEQITCGMRHSLVLLKGDTEDLIYGFGSGKRGQLGISDDKQKSVSTPQVTLGFENVKIRIIAANGDHSAAISVNGHLYVWGRAFCGASDVYRPRHVTADLSFIQVALGWNHALVLTDLRHTTLIGDGEVYMLGRYNYNVPAGTQKANSMKHISDEVVMQRILDFNSRKVVQIGAGAEHSALVTDDGSVMTWGWGEHGQLGLGDTDDQTDPQIVERLFPVDSRLQANMQITTVFVHQVAYPKTCLLFYGHLDKIEFIEFIPTSLELKRFYSSLWQGQKFSSFSIVKNIKGSWNISALHLWHDFEKF, from the exons ATGGGGAGATGGTTAACTGCTTACGCCCAAAGTATGTGGAGTCTTTGGAAGGGTTCTTTATTACACAAGCTTCTGCTGGATGGAATCACTCAGGATTTGTTTCAG CTTGGGCATGGGGATTATGTCTCAAGATGTTCTCCTGTACAAGTGTTGTACTTCAAGACTAAGCATGTTGAGCAAATTACTTGTGGTATGCGCCATTCACTTGTCTTACTAAAAG GAGATACTGAGGATCTTATCTATGGATTTGGCTCTGGAAAACGTGGTCAACTCGGTATATCTGATGACAAACAGAAGTCAGTTAGTACTCCTCAGGTTACTTTGGGTTTTGAAAATGTCAAAATCAGGATTATCGCTGCAAATGGAGATCATAGTGCAGCAATATCTG TGAATGGGCATTTATACGTATGGGGAAGAGCATTCTGTGGAGCCTCAGATGTGTACAGACCGCGTCATGTCACTGCAGACTTATCATTCATCCAAGTCGCTTTAGGATGGAATCATGCTCTTGTATTGACAG ACCTTCGTCACACCACTTTAATAGGTGACGGGGAAGTATACATGCTTGGTAGGTACAATTATAATGTTCCTGCGGGTACTCAGAAAGCCAACTCGATGAAGCATATATCAG ATGAAGTTGTCATGCAAAGAATCCTCGACTTTAATAGTAGAAAGGTTGTCCAAATTGGCGCGGGAGCTGAGCACTCTGCCTTGGTAACAG ATGACGGATCAGTAATGACATGGGGATGGGGTGAACATGGTCAGCTTGGATTAGGAGATACCGATGATCAAACTGACCCACAGATT gtagagaggctgtttccggtagACTCTCGGCTCCAAGCAAACATGCAAATCACAACAGTATTTGTTCACCAAGTTGCTTATCCAAAAACCTGTTTGCTATTTTATGGCCATCTTGATAAGATAGAATTCATAGAGTTTATCCCAACTAGTTTGGAATTGAAGCGTTTTTACAGCAGTCTTTGGCAAGGACAGAAATTTTCCAGTTTCTCAAttgtaaaaaatataaaaggatCATGGAATATCTCCGCATTGCACCTCTGGCACGATTTTGAGAAATTTTAA
- the LOC107767608 gene encoding ultraviolet-B receptor UVR8 isoform X7 yields MGRWLTAYAQSMWSLWKGSLLHKLLLDGITQDLFQLGHGDYVSRCSPVQVLYFKTKHVEQITCGMRHSLVLLKGDTEDLIYGFGSGKRGQLGISDDKQKSVSTPQVTLGFENVKIRIIAANGDHSAAISVNGHLYVWGRAFCGASDVYRPRHVTADLSFIQVALGWNHALVLTGDGEVYMLGRYNYNVPAGTQKANSMKHISDEVVMQRILDFNSRKVVQIGAGAEHSALVTDDGSVMTWGWGEHGQLGLGDTDDQTDPQIVERLFPVDSRLQANMQITTVFVHQVAYPKTCLLFYGHLDKIEFIEFIPTSLELKRFYSSLWQGQKFSSFSIVKNIKGSWNISALHLWHDFEKF; encoded by the exons ATGGGGAGATGGTTAACTGCTTACGCCCAAAGTATGTGGAGTCTTTGGAAGGGTTCTTTATTACACAAGCTTCTGCTGGATGGAATCACTCAGGATTTGTTTCAG CTTGGGCATGGGGATTATGTCTCAAGATGTTCTCCTGTACAAGTGTTGTACTTCAAGACTAAGCATGTTGAGCAAATTACTTGTGGTATGCGCCATTCACTTGTCTTACTAAAAG GAGATACTGAGGATCTTATCTATGGATTTGGCTCTGGAAAACGTGGTCAACTCGGTATATCTGATGACAAACAGAAGTCAGTTAGTACTCCTCAGGTTACTTTGGGTTTTGAAAATGTCAAAATCAGGATTATCGCTGCAAATGGAGATCATAGTGCAGCAATATCTG TGAATGGGCATTTATACGTATGGGGAAGAGCATTCTGTGGAGCCTCAGATGTGTACAGACCGCGTCATGTCACTGCAGACTTATCATTCATCCAAGTCGCTTTAGGATGGAATCATGCTCTTGTATTGACAG GTGACGGGGAAGTATACATGCTTGGTAGGTACAATTATAATGTTCCTGCGGGTACTCAGAAAGCCAACTCGATGAAGCATATATCAG ATGAAGTTGTCATGCAAAGAATCCTCGACTTTAATAGTAGAAAGGTTGTCCAAATTGGCGCGGGAGCTGAGCACTCTGCCTTGGTAACAG ATGACGGATCAGTAATGACATGGGGATGGGGTGAACATGGTCAGCTTGGATTAGGAGATACCGATGATCAAACTGACCCACAGATT gtagagaggctgtttccggtagACTCTCGGCTCCAAGCAAACATGCAAATCACAACAGTATTTGTTCACCAAGTTGCTTATCCAAAAACCTGTTTGCTATTTTATGGCCATCTTGATAAGATAGAATTCATAGAGTTTATCCCAACTAGTTTGGAATTGAAGCGTTTTTACAGCAGTCTTTGGCAAGGACAGAAATTTTCCAGTTTCTCAAttgtaaaaaatataaaaggatCATGGAATATCTCCGCATTGCACCTCTGGCACGATTTTGAGAAATTTTAA